ATGTCGACGAGGACGACACCGGGAATCGCGTCCAACTGGTTCAGGAGGGCGGTGCGCAGCTCCTTCTGCGCGGCCAGGAAGTCCGACGGCACCCCGATCCGGGTGGCCCGGCGCATCCGAACCGCCCCGCCGCGCGAGAGTACGGGCGTGGCGGCCCGTACGAGATCGGGCACGGCCGGGAGTCCCAGCGTGCGCGGGTCCTTCGCGTCGGGACCGGCCATGACCTGGAGCATGAGCGCCGCGTCCATGGCGTCGCGGGCGAGCGGCCCCGAGTGGTCGCGGGTGAAGGACAGCGGGATGACGCCGTGGATGGACACCCGGCCCATGGTCGGCTTCAGACCGGTCAGGTTCTGCTGGTTGGAGGGCAGCACGATGGAGCCGCCGGTCTGGGTACCGATCGAGGACGCCGCCATGCGCCCGGCGACCGAACAGGCCGGTCCGGTCGAGGAGCCGCCCGGGTCGACCCCCGGATCCCCGGGCGTCCAGGCGTTGACCGTGGTCACCGTCCCGTTCGGCTTCGTCGCCCGGGTGGTGGCCAGCGGCCCCATCTGCCCCTTGCCGAGCACGATCGCGCCGGCCGCCTTCAGCCGGGCCACGGCCGTCGCGTCCTCGTCCGGCACGAAGTCCTCGAAGATGGAGGAGTTGCAGCGCGTCGGCACGCCCCGGGTGAAGTAGTTGTCCTTGACGCAGAGCGGGATCCCGCGCAGTACGCCCCGGGCGCCCTGCCCCCGGTCCGCCTTGCGTGCCGCCGCGAGCGCCGCGTCCGCGGTCACCTCCGCGTACGCCTGATACGTCCCGTCGTACCGCTCGATCCGGTCGAGGTACGCCTCGGTGAGGGTCGTGGAGGTCAGCTTCCCGCGCCGCATGAGCACGACGGCCTCGGTGAGTGTGGCCTCGGTGGGGTCCTCGAGCGCCTCGCGTACCTGGATGTCGGGCACACGGGGAGTCGTGGAGGCCTGCGCCGCGCTGGCCGTCCGCAAGGCGACCCCGCTCGCCACGGCCGTCGAACTCGCCAGGAACACCCGGCGGTTGAGGGATCTGCTCATCGCGCGTCCGCCTTCCCCGTCCAGGCCTCCGTGATGGAGGGATAAATGAGGGGCGGCGAGGCCTGCTGCGCGTACGCGGGGGCCTCGGCGGGCGGCGCCCAGCCGGATATCGCGCCGGGGGTGGAGGCCACGAACGACCGCAGGTTGGCCAGCACCTGGTCCCGGGTGGGCACGCCCGTCGCCGCGTCGAACACCTCGGGCAGCAGGGAGAGGTCGAACCCCGCGAGCGCGAGGCGGGTCCGTACGTAGGCGTCCAGTTGCTCGGTGGTGGGCTCGCTCAAGTGGGCCTCCATGATCGGCTGACGAGTACGGGGACTCCATCACCCGTCCGTGAAGCCCTCGTTGAGCGCGTGCTTCACGCGAGTTACTGCACGGGCGTCAGCACCCGATCACCGCACCGGCGCCAGCGCCCGGGTGATCCCCGCGATCGCCTCCGGTCCCACCCGGCAGCACCCCCCGATCAGCCGTGCCCCGCCCCGCCGCCAGCCGGTCACCTGCTCGGCCGTGAAGGTCGACAGCCCGTTCCAGGCCCGCGCCTCGGCGTCCCACACCTCGCCGCTGTTCGGGTACACCACCACCGGCTTCCCGGTCACCCGCGCCGCCGTCTTCACCGCGCCGTCCACGTCCTCGGGGGCGCAGCAGTTCACGCCGATCGCGATGATCTCGTCCGCGTCGGCGGCCGGGGCGAAGGCCTCCTCCAGGGGTTGCCCGGCCCGCGTACGGTCCCCGACGACGGTGTACGACAGCCACGCCGGTACGCCAAGACCGCGTACCGCCCGCAGCAGCGCCTCGGCCTCGTCGGCGTCCGGCACCGTCTCCAGGGCCAGTACGTCGGGCGCGGCGGCGGCCAGCACCTCCAGGCGGGGGCGGTGGAACCGCTCCAGCTCGGCGACGCTCAGCCCGTACCGCCCCCGGTACTCCGAACCGTCCGCGAGCATCGCCCCGTACGGGCCGACCGAAGCGGCCACCCACAGCGGCCGGGTCGCACCCTTCGCGTGCGCGCGACGGGCCGCCTCCCGCGCCAGCTCCACGCTGAGGCCGAGGAGTTCGGCCGCCCGCCCGTGCGGGATGCCGCGCTTCGCGAAGCCCTCGAAGGTGGCCTGGTAGCTGGAGGTGATCGCCACGTCCGCGCCCGCCTCGAAGTACGCGAGGTGCGCCTCGGTGATCGCCTCGGGCCGTTCGGCGAGCAGTCGCGCCGACCACAGCTCGTCGCTCAGGTCGTGCCCGGCCGACTCCAGCTGGTTGGACATGCCGCCGTCCAGGACGACCGTTCCGGAGGCGAGGGCGTCGGCGAGGGAGGGAGAGGGGGAGGAAGCGCTGCGGGGGGTGTCGCTGGTCATGTCACGACGCTAGTCGATGGGGACGGCCGCGACCCGTTATGTCCATCTGGTGAGTAGAAGAGGCCCTGGCCTGGGGGGACCTGAAGGTGCTCACCCGGGGCAAGGAGACCGGCGACGCCTGGGACCGTCCGACGACCGCACCTTCGGAGAACTCTCCGGTCTGACGGCGCTGAGCGCGCTGACGGGACTGTCCGCGCTCACGGAGATCAATCTGGGCCACTGCCGCGACCTGGAGGACTGCCGCCCCTGCTCGACCTGCCGTCCCTGAAGCACGTCACCATGCCCTACCGCATGTGCTACCGCGAGTACCACGGAGATCCCGATCCCGTCATGACGAAGCTCGCGGAACGCGGGGCGACCGTCGTCCACCCCTGACCCACTCGTCCACCCATGACTCACCGTGAGGCAGCGTGCCGCCGTCCACCGCGTCGCCGTGACCGGCCCCGCCGGACCACCGGCACCGCGAGCGCGGCCAGCAGCGGCGCGAGCAGCAGCGGCCACCACGAGTTCGCGTTCTCGCCGTCGCCGACGGCGCTGGAGTTCTTCACGGACGCGGCGCCGGACGCGGAGGGGGACGGGGCCGCGGTCCGGTGCTTCGGTTCGGCCTTCAGGGTGACGTCGTTGCCGTCGCCCCCGCGATAGCTGATCCGGTACGTCGTGTCGGCGAGCTCGACCGTGGCGCCCTCGCGCAGGCCGGAGAAGGCGCCGGTCGTCCTCGCCCGGCCGGTGTGGGCGAGCACCCTGATCTCGCGGGCGGGGCCGGTCCCGGCGGCCGACAGATCGAGGTCACCGGCCAGCCGGACCGCGCCCGTCACCTTCAGGGGCTTGTCGCGCAGGACCAGCGTGCCCTGCGCGCCCTGCGTGTAGTCGCCGGTCACCGTGAGGGCGCCCGCGACCTCGCCGTCGTTGACGACCGCGCCCCGTACCGTGCCCTTGCCGCTGAGGGACGTGGACACCCGAAGTCCCGTCGTCCGCACGTCCAGCCGCGCACCGGCCGAGGTGAGCCGAATCGCCTTGCTGTGCGCGAGCGTGGCGCCGGCGGTCAGGGCGAGTGTGCCCTTGGTGACCGTCGTCGGGCCCGTGTACGACACCTCGCCGCCCGTCAGGGTCGTCGTCGCGGCACCCGACTGGGTGAGCCCGCCGACGCCGTCGACATGGGACAGCGACACCGGAGTTGTGGTGTTGCGGACGATCAGCGTGCCGTCGTCGACGATCCGTCTGCGCCCGGTGCCGGTCATCAGCGAGCCGTCACCGCCCCGCGCGCCCGAGCCCAGCCGCAGCACGGCGCCCTTCTCGATGGTCGTCGACCCGTCGTAGTACTGCCCCGCCGCGAAGGTGACGTCGTTGCCGGGCGTCCCCTTGATCACGACATCCCCGGCGCCGGGCGCGGCGAGTGTGTCGTGGTACCGGCCGCCGCCGATGGGCGCGCCCAGGGTGACGGGACCGTCGTAGGCGAAGGTCAGCCGGGAGCGGACGCCGCTCGCCATGTGCAGGTTGACGTAGACGGTGTCCTTCGTCCCCGGCATGAAGATCTCGTGGGTGGTCCCGTCGCCCCACTGGACGTCCGCACCCTCGATGTTGGTGCCGCGCTTGTTCAACTGACGGCCGATGGGGCGCCAGTTGAGGACCGGGTCGCTGAGCGACGGGTCGGTGTCGCCGCCCTGGTCGCTGTAGCCGTACTGGCCGGTGAGCACGACCTTGCTGCCGGGCCGCGAGTGGACGTTGACGTCGCTGCCGTACGCGCGCTGGTAGAAGTTCTGGCGCAGGGTGATCGTCTGGTACAGAGGGGTGTCGATGATCCAGGAGCCCTGGTTGAGGATGGCGCGGGCGTTCGGGAGCGCCACCGGGTACTCGGGGCGGCCCACCGCCATGCCGGTGCCGTTGTCGATCACTCCGGAGAAGGGGTGGGTGCCCGCCAGGTCGAGGGTGCCCCACATGTTGCGCGGCTGGGTGACCAGGCCCGAGCCGCTGATGGTGCCGATGTTGAAGGTGCGGGTGAGGGAGAGGCGCAGGGTGCCGTCGACGCGCACGTTGAGCTGGTTCAGCCGGTAGCCGGGGGTGTTGTAGGGGAAGTGGCCGATCAGACCGGTGCCGCCGCCGGTGCCGTACTGGAGGGTGGCGCCCCGCTCGACGGTGATCGCGGGCGGGTCGGGGTTGCTCACGGTGGTATACGGGTGGTTGCCGCCCCAGGTGGTCACCCTCTGCCGCTGCCGGGCCGCCGGGAGCGTGAAGTCGCTGTCCTTGGTGAGGATCAGCGTGCCGTCGCCGCGCACGGTGAGGGTGCCCCGGCCGCGGAACACCCCGTCGTACGTCGTCGTGCCGGACGGCACGGTGACCAGCGTGTCGCCGGTGAGCGTGACGTCCCGGCCCGCGAGGACGTCGGCGGTGGCGTCACGGCCGGCGGCTTCCGAGGCCGCCGCGCGAACGGAGCCGAAAGAGGGAGGCGCGGTGACCAGGAAGGCGACGGTCGCGAGGGCGCCAACGGCGGCTGCTGACTTGTGGGTAGGGCTGCGCACGTCATCGGAGACGTACGCGGACGGCGGCGATAACAGAAATCTCGCGTCCATCTTTGTCACGCGCGACCCGTTGACCTTCCCGTAACACACCCTTACCTTTTCGGCGTTCGTAATGACAGATGCCGTACGAAATCTCGAACCCCTCCGAGAGGCGTCAGATGAGACGTGTGTACGCAGTCCTTGTCGCCCTGTGCTGTGCGTTCGCCGCGGCACTGGTGACCGCCGGACCGGCCCAGGCGGCGGCCCAGACCATCACCAACGGCACGCAGTTCACCGACACTTCGGGCAACGCCGTGCACGCGCACGGCGGCGGGGTGATCAAGGCCGGCAGCTACTACTACTGGTTCGGCGAGGACCGCGACGCCGACAACACCTTCAAGTACGTGGACGCCTACCGCTCCACCGACCTGAAGAACTGGGAGTTCCGCAATCACGTACTGACCCAGTCCAGCGCCTCCGAGCTGGGCACCGCCTACATCGAGCGGCCGAAAGTCATCTACAACGCGTCCACCGGCAAGTTCGTGATGTGGATGCACAAGGAGAACGGCGTCGACTACAGCGAGGCGCGCGCCGCCGTCGCCGTCTCGGACACGGTCGACGGGAACTACACCTACCAGGGCAGCTTCCAGCCGCTCGGCCAGTACATGTCCCGTGACATCACGACCTTCGTCGACACGGACGGCACCGGCTACATGGTGTCGGCGGCCCGCGAGAACTACGACCTGCAGATCTACAAGCTCACCGCCGACTACACGGGCATCGACAGCCTGGTCGCCAACCCGTGGGTGGGCGGCCACCGCGAGGCACCGGCGCTGTTCAAGCGCAACGGCGTCTACTTCATGCTGACCTCGGCGGCCACGGGCTGGAACGCCAACCAGCAGCAGTACGCCACCGCGACCAGCATCGCCGGCCCCTGGACCGCGATGACCAACGTCGGCGACTCGACGACGTACAACTCGCAGACCGCGTACGTCCTTCCGCTCCAGGGGACTTCGGGCACCTCGTACCTGTACATGGGCGACCGGTGGGGCAACTCCTTCGGCGGCACCGTCGACGACTCGCGTTACGTCTGGCTGCCGTTGACCTTTCCGACCTCCACCTCGATGTCCATGTCCTGGTACCCGGAGGTCTCGCTCGACACCACCGCCGGCACGATCGCCGGGACGAGCGCCACCTACGACACGCTCGTCGGGCGGTCCAGCGCCAAGTGCGCGGACGTTCCCAGCCAGTCGCTGTGGCAGGGCGTCGCGATCAGCCAGTACACCTGCAACGGCGGCACCAACCAGAAGTGGTGGTTCAAGGACCTGGGCACCGGCTACCACGAACTCATGGGCCGGGGCAGCTCCCTGTGCCTCCAGGAGAACTCCGCCAGTGTCACCCAGGAGAACTGCACCGGCGCCACCGCCCAGCAGTGGAGCCTGACCACGTCCGGCAGCTATGTGCTCGTCAAGGCCCGGGCGAGCGGCAAGTGCCTGGACGTGTCCGGCGCGTCCACCGCCAACTCCGCCGCGATCATCACGTACACCTGCAACGGAGGGACCAACCAGCAGTGGACGCGGGGAACATGACGTCAAATCAGTAGGTCGACGGCGTCGATGGAGGTACCCGCGCTGAGGAAGGACGTCGACCCCGAACCGCTCGCCACGTAGATCTTCAGGGTGTTGTACGCAGTGGTGTCCGTCAGCCAGGCGGACGCGGGAACGCTGTAGGTGAACGTGTAGTTGTTGCCCCGGTAGGAGCCCACGGTCAGCGACCGGGTGCTCGGCTGGGCGGGCGGCGAGGGGACGGCCGAGGTCCAGGTGTCGTTGACCACGATCTGCGGGCGGCCGTTCGCGTAGGCCGTGGTCACGCCGATGCGCAGGGTGTGCGCGGCGGCGGCCTGGGCGGCGGTCAGCTTGAAGTACACGATGATGCCGCTGTTCACGTCCTTCCACAGATAGCAGGGGAACGCCGAGGTCTCGGTGCCGCTGCCGACGACCACGTTGCCGGTCCAGGACGCGGCCCGGACGTCCGACGGATGCGCGTACGTCATCAGGTCCGCGTTCTTGAACCCGCTCGGCGTGCCGTCCCAGGCGCCGATCCGCCAGATCGCGCTCGCTTTGGACGGGTCGTTGGAGGAGGGGATCGCGATGCTGTTCAACGTCGTGGTCCCGCCCGCCGTGACCGTCACCGACGTGGTGTACACGGCGAGTTCGCCCTTGAAGACCGTCAGGGTGTACGACCCCGGCAGCACGCCCGCGACCGAGAAGTAGCCGTCCGAGGCCCGCGCCGAACCCCAGTACTGCGCGGCCGAGTTGGCGAGCCCGACCGTGTACGCGTACGCCGTGTCGCGCCCCGAGATGCCCACGCCCGCGACCCGGCCCCGGCCGCTCGCGGCCGTGTACCCGGAGATTCCGAGCGAGTCCGCCCAGGAGGTGGTGAGGTTTCCCGCGTACAGCGAGGAGGAGGGCGCGCCGCCGTCTGTGAAGGCGATGACGTACGGACCCTGGAGGCCGAAGCGCTCCGACTCCGTCTGGTTCTCGCCGTAGTACAGGATCTCGTACAGCCCGCCGCCGTCCGCGCTCTGGTGGCGCAGCAGGGAGCGGTAGAACGGGCCGCCGGAGGCCTTCTCGTGGTTGCTGCGCACGATCCACAGGCCGACGCTTCCGGTGGTCCAGCCGATGTAGTCGTAGTCGATGACCCGGAGCTTCGAGTAGTGCTTGGAGCGGGTCTGGCCGTCGGACTTCGCGAACACGTCCGCGGACTCGATGGTGGTGGGCGCGTACGTGTAGGAGTCCGGCTCGTCGTTGAGGAACAGGCCCGCCTTGACGCGCACGATGTACCGGGTGGCGCTGACCGACGTGTCGGCCTTGTTGGTCCACAGATAGACGTTGTTCTCGCCGCTGCGGGCCGCGTAGTAGTGCTTGAGCGTGCCGTACGCGACGGAGACGAGGATCGTCGAACCGGACTGCGCGATGGTCACGGTGGAGGTGCCGAGGCCGGACTCGACGTGCGAGTTCTTGCCGCCGTAGCCCTGGTACTCGGTGCCGCGGTAGACGAGCGAGGTCAGGTCGCCGTTGGTCTTGCTGACCTTGAAGACCAGGTTCGCGCCGGTGTCGACGACGTAGTTCGAACCGTCGTCCGTGTAGCCGAAGCTCGCGGCGGCGGCCGTCGGGGTGAGGGCCGTCGCGCTCACGGCCGCCGCGGTCGTACCGAGGACGAAGGTACGGCGTCCGAGTGATCTGTCGGTGGATCCGGACATGGGGGTGCCTCCTTCGGAGGTGGGGGTGTGCGGGTGTCCGGAAGACTGACAGTTGAATCGATTTCGCGAAAGGGCTTTCGCTTCCTGGGAGTTGGCAATCATGTGAAAACGCGCCGCGCACTAGAAAGCGCTTGCGGAGAGCGGTACGGTCCTGCCGCCAGGTCTTGTCGTCCTGTTGGAGG
This portion of the Streptomyces mirabilis genome encodes:
- a CDS encoding amidase, translated to MSRSLNRRVFLASSTAVASGVALRTASAAQASTTPRVPDIQVREALEDPTEATLTEAVVLMRRGKLTSTTLTEAYLDRIERYDGTYQAYAEVTADAALAAARKADRGQGARGVLRGIPLCVKDNYFTRGVPTRCNSSIFEDFVPDEDATAVARLKAAGAIVLGKGQMGPLATTRATKPNGTVTTVNAWTPGDPGVDPGGSSTGPACSVAGRMAASSIGTQTGGSIVLPSNQQNLTGLKPTMGRVSIHGVIPLSFTRDHSGPLARDAMDAALMLQVMAGPDAKDPRTLGLPAVPDLVRAATPVLSRGGAVRMRRATRIGVPSDFLAAQKELRTALLNQLDAIPGVVLVDIAYPADWTLLTGTFNAARLAERTEPFRHWLREDPAKFGVSLLSWLQGLMLSGDEWITAQRAKNHLLREVLDGLMNRCDVLLQTGPVPFDILGLPEIAFPIGFDAGGVPVGAILGGQPYEEDRLLEVAAAYQAVTDWHTRRPTDPVPAAARLRAAIARPRLSAEEVATSSA
- the mmuM gene encoding homocysteine S-methyltransferase, whose product is MTSDTPRSASSPSPSLADALASGTVVLDGGMSNQLESAGHDLSDELWSARLLAERPEAITEAHLAYFEAGADVAITSSYQATFEGFAKRGIPHGRAAELLGLSVELAREAARRAHAKGATRPLWVAASVGPYGAMLADGSEYRGRYGLSVAELERFHRPRLEVLAAAAPDVLALETVPDADEAEALLRAVRGLGVPAWLSYTVVGDRTRAGQPLEEAFAPAADADEIIAIGVNCCAPEDVDGAVKTAARVTGKPVVVYPNSGEVWDAEARAWNGLSTFTAEQVTGWRRGGARLIGGCCRVGPEAIAGITRALAPVR
- a CDS encoding autotransporter, which encodes MRSPTHKSAAAVGALATVAFLVTAPPSFGSVRAAASEAAGRDATADVLAGRDVTLTGDTLVTVPSGTTTYDGVFRGRGTLTVRGDGTLILTKDSDFTLPAARQRQRVTTWGGNHPYTTVSNPDPPAITVERGATLQYGTGGGTGLIGHFPYNTPGYRLNQLNVRVDGTLRLSLTRTFNIGTISGSGLVTQPRNMWGTLDLAGTHPFSGVIDNGTGMAVGRPEYPVALPNARAILNQGSWIIDTPLYQTITLRQNFYQRAYGSDVNVHSRPGSKVVLTGQYGYSDQGGDTDPSLSDPVLNWRPIGRQLNKRGTNIEGADVQWGDGTTHEIFMPGTKDTVYVNLHMASGVRSRLTFAYDGPVTLGAPIGGGRYHDTLAAPGAGDVVIKGTPGNDVTFAAGQYYDGSTTIEKGAVLRLGSGARGGDGSLMTGTGRRRIVDDGTLIVRNTTTPVSLSHVDGVGGLTQSGAATTTLTGGEVSYTGPTTVTKGTLALTAGATLAHSKAIRLTSAGARLDVRTTGLRVSTSLSGKGTVRGAVVNDGEVAGALTVTGDYTQGAQGTLVLRDKPLKVTGAVRLAGDLDLSAAGTGPAREIRVLAHTGRARTTGAFSGLREGATVELADTTYRISYRGGDGNDVTLKAEPKHRTAAPSPSASGAASVKNSSAVGDGENANSWWPLLLAPLLAALAVPVVRRGRSRRRGGRRHAASR
- a CDS encoding RICIN domain-containing protein; translated protein: MRRVYAVLVALCCAFAAALVTAGPAQAAAQTITNGTQFTDTSGNAVHAHGGGVIKAGSYYYWFGEDRDADNTFKYVDAYRSTDLKNWEFRNHVLTQSSASELGTAYIERPKVIYNASTGKFVMWMHKENGVDYSEARAAVAVSDTVDGNYTYQGSFQPLGQYMSRDITTFVDTDGTGYMVSAARENYDLQIYKLTADYTGIDSLVANPWVGGHREAPALFKRNGVYFMLTSAATGWNANQQQYATATSIAGPWTAMTNVGDSTTYNSQTAYVLPLQGTSGTSYLYMGDRWGNSFGGTVDDSRYVWLPLTFPTSTSMSMSWYPEVSLDTTAGTIAGTSATYDTLVGRSSAKCADVPSQSLWQGVAISQYTCNGGTNQKWWFKDLGTGYHELMGRGSSLCLQENSASVTQENCTGATAQQWSLTTSGSYVLVKARASGKCLDVSGASTANSAAIITYTCNGGTNQQWTRGT
- a CDS encoding rhamnogalacturonan lyase B N-terminal domain-containing protein; this encodes MSGSTDRSLGRRTFVLGTTAAAVSATALTPTAAAASFGYTDDGSNYVVDTGANLVFKVSKTNGDLTSLVYRGTEYQGYGGKNSHVESGLGTSTVTIAQSGSTILVSVAYGTLKHYYAARSGENNVYLWTNKADTSVSATRYIVRVKAGLFLNDEPDSYTYAPTTIESADVFAKSDGQTRSKHYSKLRVIDYDYIGWTTGSVGLWIVRSNHEKASGGPFYRSLLRHQSADGGGLYEILYYGENQTESERFGLQGPYVIAFTDGGAPSSSLYAGNLTTSWADSLGISGYTAASGRGRVAGVGISGRDTAYAYTVGLANSAAQYWGSARASDGYFSVAGVLPGSYTLTVFKGELAVYTTSVTVTAGGTTTLNSIAIPSSNDPSKASAIWRIGAWDGTPSGFKNADLMTYAHPSDVRAASWTGNVVVGSGTETSAFPCYLWKDVNSGIIVYFKLTAAQAAAAHTLRIGVTTAYANGRPQIVVNDTWTSAVPSPPAQPSTRSLTVGSYRGNNYTFTYSVPASAWLTDTTAYNTLKIYVASGSGSTSFLSAGTSIDAVDLLI